In a single window of the Streptomyces sp. NBC_00353 genome:
- a CDS encoding aldehyde dehydrogenase (NADP(+)): MALTGDMLIGSSNVPASAGTMKALNPATGEHIGPQFALGGPAEVDRAARLADEAFDSYNRTGLKERAAFLELIADRLDGINQELAERAALETGLPAAQLQGEAAKAASQFRQFADVVREGRFRDATVDPAQPERHPRPRMDHRMQKIAIGPVAIFGASNFPISYSIAGGDTASALAAGAPVVLKAHNAHPGASELQARAIRSAVVDSGLHEGVFSMVRGAGNEIGEALVDHPLIKAVTFTGSERGGMALYRRAQLRPDPIPVFAEMTSVNPTFILPAALAARGAEAGDGFAERMLVNVGQACLKPAILLAVDGPGYAEMRDAAKARVNAMGARTMLTPGIHDAYDQGAQRLRESGAETLTEGPEPQGSWEGRSRLLEVDGERFLADPGLAEEVFGPAALLVRLTGMAQLLEVARTFRGQLSATMHLDEADHSDAARLLPILERRTGRIVVNAFAHPQEVGHATIHGGPFPATTDSRFTSVGMTSIDRFLRPVTYQGFPDALLPDALAADNPLGLRRLVDGHPTQD; this comes from the coding sequence ATGGCACTGACCGGAGACATGCTGATCGGCTCGTCGAACGTCCCGGCATCCGCCGGCACGATGAAGGCACTCAACCCCGCGACGGGCGAGCACATCGGACCGCAGTTCGCACTCGGCGGCCCGGCCGAGGTCGACCGTGCCGCGCGCCTGGCCGACGAGGCCTTCGACAGCTACAACCGCACCGGCCTCAAGGAACGCGCCGCGTTCCTCGAGCTGATCGCGGACCGGCTGGACGGGATCAACCAGGAGCTGGCCGAGCGGGCGGCACTGGAGACCGGCCTGCCCGCAGCGCAACTTCAGGGCGAGGCGGCCAAGGCCGCCTCCCAGTTCCGGCAGTTCGCCGACGTGGTCCGCGAGGGCCGCTTCCGCGACGCCACCGTCGACCCGGCGCAGCCTGAGCGGCATCCGCGGCCGCGGATGGACCACCGCATGCAGAAGATCGCTATCGGGCCGGTCGCCATCTTCGGCGCGAGCAACTTCCCCATCTCCTACTCCATCGCCGGCGGCGACACCGCCTCCGCGCTGGCCGCGGGCGCCCCAGTCGTCCTCAAGGCCCACAACGCCCACCCGGGCGCCTCGGAGCTGCAGGCGCGCGCCATCCGGAGCGCGGTCGTCGACTCCGGGCTGCATGAGGGAGTGTTCTCCATGGTGCGGGGGGCGGGCAACGAGATCGGTGAGGCGCTGGTGGACCACCCGCTGATCAAGGCGGTGACCTTCACCGGTTCCGAGCGCGGTGGCATGGCGCTGTACCGGCGGGCCCAGCTGCGCCCCGACCCGATCCCGGTCTTCGCCGAGATGACCAGCGTCAACCCCACCTTCATCCTGCCCGCGGCGCTCGCAGCACGCGGCGCCGAGGCCGGTGACGGTTTCGCCGAGCGCATGCTCGTCAACGTCGGCCAGGCCTGCCTCAAACCGGCCATCCTGCTCGCTGTCGACGGTCCGGGCTACGCCGAGATGCGCGACGCGGCCAAAGCACGGGTGAACGCCATGGGTGCGCGCACCATGCTGACCCCGGGCATCCACGACGCATACGACCAAGGCGCGCAGCGGCTGCGCGAGTCCGGCGCCGAGACCCTCACCGAGGGCCCGGAGCCCCAGGGCTCCTGGGAGGGCCGCTCGCGGCTGCTCGAGGTCGACGGGGAGCGGTTCCTGGCAGATCCCGGCCTGGCCGAGGAGGTCTTCGGACCGGCCGCGCTCCTGGTCCGCCTGACCGGCATGGCCCAGCTCCTCGAGGTGGCCCGGACATTCCGCGGTCAGCTGTCGGCGACGATGCACCTCGACGAGGCCGACCACAGTGACGCCGCGCGCCTGCTGCCGATCCTGGAGCGCCGTACCGGCCGGATCGTGGTGAACGCGTTCGCCCACCCGCAGGAGGTCGGACACGCCACCATCCACGGCGGCCCCTTCCCGGCCACCACCGACAGCCGCTTCACCTCGGTCGGCATGACGTCGATCGACCGTTTCCTGCGACCCGTCACCTACCAGGGCTTCCCTGACGCGCTGCTGCCGGACGCACTGGCCGCGGACAACCCCCTGGGGCTGCGGCGGCTGGTCGACGGGCACCCCACCCAGGACTGA
- a CDS encoding pyridoxamine 5'-phosphate oxidase family protein: MSSPPSVSDAYAATDRTVPTRIRRHASYDRELVHAILDADYLCHLGFVRDGAPVVLPTLYARVGERLYVHGSAGSRPLRGAGEDTGLAVCLTVTHVDGLVLARSAIHHAINYRCVVVHGVARQVTDPVERSAALDALIDHIVPGRAADSRPANVKELAATAVVALDLHEVSAKVRTGDPNDDPDDLALPHWTGVLPVTRTYGEPVPADDLDPSITVPGYLTER; the protein is encoded by the coding sequence ATATCTTCCCCGCCCTCCGTCAGCGATGCGTACGCCGCTACGGACCGCACCGTCCCGACCCGCATCCGCAGGCACGCCTCGTACGACCGTGAGCTGGTGCACGCGATTCTCGACGCGGACTACCTCTGCCACCTCGGTTTCGTCCGTGACGGTGCCCCGGTCGTGCTGCCGACCCTGTACGCCCGCGTCGGGGAACGGCTCTACGTGCACGGCTCCGCCGGCTCCCGGCCGCTGCGCGGCGCCGGCGAGGACACCGGGCTCGCGGTGTGCCTGACCGTCACGCACGTGGACGGGCTCGTGCTGGCCCGGTCCGCCATCCATCACGCGATCAACTACCGCTGCGTGGTCGTGCACGGCGTCGCCCGCCAGGTCACCGACCCCGTCGAACGCTCGGCCGCCCTGGACGCCCTGATCGACCACATCGTGCCCGGCCGCGCCGCAGACTCCCGCCCCGCGAACGTCAAGGAACTGGCCGCCACCGCCGTCGTCGCCCTCGACCTCCACGAGGTCTCCGCCAAGGTGCGCACCGGTGACCCCAACGACGACCCCGACGACCTCGCCCTCCCCCACTGGACGGGCGTGCTGCCCGTGACGCGTACCTACGGGGAGCCTGTGCCCGCCGACGATCTCGACCCGTCGATCACCGTCCCCGGCTACCTCACGGAACGCTGA
- a CDS encoding isochorismatase family cysteine hydrolase — protein MTDTYDPTRTAVLLVDPYNDFLSEGGKIWPAVQQVATDVGLLDNLRAVVAAGRQAELQIAFVPHRRWHEGDYEDWDHPNPTQQLIQQRHSFALGTWGGEFHQDLQPADGDVIVQEHWAQSGFANTDLDFQLKQHGITHVIVIGLLANTCIESTGRYAMELGYHVTLVRDATAAFMPEMMHAAHELNGPTYAHTITTTAELLRTLDNGEY, from the coding sequence ATGACGGACACCTACGACCCCACCCGCACCGCGGTCCTGCTGGTCGACCCCTACAACGACTTCCTGTCCGAGGGGGGCAAGATCTGGCCGGCGGTCCAGCAGGTGGCCACCGACGTCGGCCTGCTGGACAACCTGCGCGCCGTCGTCGCCGCCGGCCGCCAGGCGGAGCTGCAGATCGCCTTCGTCCCCCACCGCCGCTGGCACGAAGGCGACTACGAGGACTGGGACCACCCCAACCCCACCCAGCAGCTGATACAGCAGCGCCACAGCTTCGCGCTGGGCACCTGGGGAGGCGAGTTCCACCAGGACCTCCAGCCCGCCGACGGTGACGTGATCGTCCAGGAGCACTGGGCGCAGAGCGGTTTCGCCAACACCGATCTGGACTTCCAGCTCAAGCAGCACGGCATCACCCACGTGATCGTCATCGGCCTGCTCGCCAACACCTGCATCGAATCCACCGGCCGTTACGCGATGGAGCTCGGCTACCACGTGACCCTCGTCCGCGACGCCACCGCCGCGTTCATGCCCGAGATGATGCACGCCGCCCACGAACTCAACGGCCCCACCTACGCCCACACCATCACCACCACCGCAGAACTGCTGCGGACGCTGGACAACGGAGAGTACTGA
- a CDS encoding aminotransferase class I/II-fold pyridoxal phosphate-dependent enzyme, with the protein MIGEYTFAGRGAAEIAASIEQAIGQGTLAPGTALPPLRELATELGVNPNTVAAAYRLLRDRGVIETAGRRGSRVRPRPATTAHDEIRLEVPPGTRDLSAGNPDTALLPPLGEALAEAAARHARQPMLYGHAPVDDELGRLARAAFDADGVPDGPVGLTSGSLDAMERALLAHLRPGDAVAVEDPGWGSLFDLVPALGLRPIPVGVDDDGPLPHDVERALGQGARALIVTDRGQNPTGATISATRARDLRAILTGHPQVLVIDDDHVHGLTELPLHPLAGSTQHWMLVRSTAKAYGPDLRLAALTGDPLTVDRVRGRYRLGPGWVSHLIQHTVTHLWRTDAVDIAAVSAAYAARRDGLVRALADRGVTAYGRSSMNVWVPVPDETGAVTRLLQAGWAVAPGARFRLSSPPGIRITISPLTVDEVPTLADAVAAAIRPHRTGRFG; encoded by the coding sequence GTGATAGGAGAATACACGTTTGCTGGACGTGGCGCGGCGGAGATCGCGGCGAGCATCGAGCAGGCCATCGGACAGGGCACGCTTGCGCCAGGCACCGCGCTGCCACCGCTGCGGGAGCTCGCCACCGAACTCGGCGTCAACCCCAACACCGTCGCCGCCGCCTACCGCCTGCTGCGCGACCGCGGCGTCATCGAGACCGCGGGCCGGCGCGGCAGCCGCGTGCGGCCACGCCCCGCCACCACCGCGCACGACGAGATCCGCCTGGAGGTGCCGCCCGGAACACGGGACCTCTCCGCCGGCAACCCGGACACCGCGCTGCTACCCCCACTCGGCGAGGCACTGGCCGAGGCCGCCGCCCGGCACGCGCGACAGCCCATGCTGTACGGCCACGCCCCGGTCGATGACGAGCTCGGCCGCCTGGCCCGCGCCGCCTTCGACGCCGACGGCGTCCCCGACGGCCCGGTCGGACTCACCTCCGGATCGCTCGACGCCATGGAGCGCGCGCTCCTTGCCCACCTGCGCCCCGGCGACGCGGTGGCGGTGGAGGACCCGGGCTGGGGCAGCCTCTTCGACCTCGTCCCCGCCCTCGGACTGCGGCCGATCCCGGTCGGCGTCGACGACGACGGCCCCCTGCCCCACGACGTGGAGCGGGCGCTTGGGCAGGGCGCACGAGCACTGATCGTCACCGACCGCGGCCAGAACCCCACCGGCGCCACGATCTCGGCCACCCGCGCCCGCGACCTGCGCGCCATCCTCACCGGCCACCCACAGGTCCTCGTCATCGACGACGACCACGTGCACGGACTCACCGAACTGCCGCTCCACCCGCTCGCCGGCAGCACACAACACTGGATGCTCGTCCGCTCGACAGCCAAGGCCTACGGCCCCGACCTGCGCCTGGCCGCCCTCACCGGCGACCCCCTCACCGTCGACCGGGTCCGCGGCCGCTACCGCCTCGGCCCCGGCTGGGTCAGCCACCTGATCCAGCACACCGTGACCCACCTGTGGCGCACCGACGCCGTGGACATCGCGGCGGTGTCCGCCGCCTACGCCGCGCGGCGCGACGGTCTCGTGCGGGCCCTGGCCGACCGAGGCGTCACGGCCTACGGCCGCAGCAGCATGAACGTCTGGGTGCCCGTCCCCGACGAGACCGGGGCGGTGACCCGGCTGCTGCAGGCCGGCTGGGCGGTCGCACCCGGCGCGCGCTTCCGGCTCTCCTCGCCGCCCGGCATCCGTATCACCATCTCGCCTCTCACCGTGGACGAGGTGCCGACCCTGGCCGACGCCGTCGCCGCCGCGATCCGCCCACACCGCACCGGACGCTTCGGCTGA
- a CDS encoding helix-turn-helix transcriptional regulator, with the protein MIGSHSPARGTADRLIGRDRDLQRIRDLLGIGAGGGALLLSGEAGVGKTAVLDALAEAARADGTRVLRAGGVEFEANCSYSGLNQVLFPFQDALGELQAPFRDALRVALGFESGSPPERLMVSNAVLLLLRTVAAGDPLLLVIDDLPWLDRASAAVLGFVARRATGIRVSFLATSRSGSQSLHDSGVLPEYQLQPLDEASADHLVSTRFPDLVASARRRLLTVAHGNPLALLELPSALSAMRGPAGEVPAVLPLSRCLETVFGSRITSLPQPSQRLLLLAALEGVGDLGVLQAATRQANDGYDLDDLTPAERDQLVHIDEGARRLRFRHPLIRSAVVENSTSGERRAVHAALAHVLVDQPERRAWHLGEATLEPDENVAALLEHAARITLRRGDAAGSMRTLIRSADLTPPGSDRGRRLAEAAYVGAESTGALPSAQRLLDEARQAAPDHKSSLHSAATTAVLILNGDSDVDTAHRLLVDAIEAGTHAYDADDKALVDALHALALVCFFGARRDLWQPYYRALEKLTPEVPVVLSALGKTFSDPARTGAAASEELDHLVAELTEMTDPAPMQRTGSAALYVDRLGDVREAQWRMVRMGRDGGPARRHMAGLIHLCLDDYLTGMWDEAAQLADEGVQLCETHGYTAFAWYFLYVQALLAGARGDADRADATAEGVIHWATRRRAFCAAHYAHHAAAVAALGRGDFAGAYEHAGAISPAGTLASHAPHALWATMDLVEAAVRTDRQTEAAAHVRAMREADVARISSRHALLMEACAALATTNDDEALALFTKALAVAGAERWMFDFARVQLAYGERLRRVRATTESRGPLSAALSTFEHLGARPWVERAETELRAAGSGRRRPGASTAHTLTPQELEIARLAASGLTNKQVAERLFLSHRTVGAHLYQIYPKLGITSRAMLRDALES; encoded by the coding sequence ATGATCGGCAGTCACTCCCCCGCACGCGGCACCGCCGACCGCCTGATCGGCCGGGACCGCGACCTTCAGCGGATCCGTGATCTGCTGGGCATCGGAGCCGGAGGCGGCGCACTTCTGCTGTCAGGAGAAGCGGGCGTCGGGAAGACGGCAGTGCTGGACGCCCTCGCCGAGGCGGCCCGGGCGGACGGAACCCGGGTTCTGCGCGCCGGTGGTGTGGAGTTCGAGGCGAACTGCAGCTACTCGGGTCTCAACCAGGTCCTCTTTCCCTTCCAGGACGCGCTCGGCGAACTGCAGGCGCCCTTCCGTGACGCCCTGCGCGTCGCCCTCGGTTTCGAAAGCGGCTCACCGCCGGAACGGCTCATGGTCTCCAACGCCGTACTGCTCCTGCTGCGAACGGTCGCAGCCGGTGACCCGCTTCTGCTCGTCATCGACGACCTGCCCTGGCTCGACCGGGCGAGTGCGGCCGTACTGGGTTTCGTCGCGCGCCGGGCAACCGGCATCCGCGTGAGCTTTCTCGCCACATCGCGTTCCGGTTCGCAGAGCCTGCACGACAGCGGTGTCCTGCCCGAATACCAGCTGCAGCCGTTGGACGAAGCGTCGGCGGACCACCTGGTCAGTACAAGGTTCCCGGACCTGGTCGCCAGTGCCCGCCGGCGCCTGCTGACCGTGGCGCATGGCAACCCACTGGCCCTGCTGGAACTGCCGTCCGCACTGTCCGCGATGCGGGGACCGGCCGGCGAAGTCCCCGCCGTGCTGCCGCTCAGCCGGTGCCTGGAGACAGTCTTCGGCTCCCGGATTACGAGTCTGCCGCAGCCGTCGCAGCGTCTTCTGCTGCTGGCCGCGCTGGAAGGTGTAGGCGATCTCGGGGTGCTGCAGGCTGCCACGCGGCAGGCGAACGACGGATACGACCTGGACGACCTGACACCTGCCGAGCGCGACCAACTGGTCCACATCGACGAGGGAGCGCGACGGCTGAGGTTCCGTCACCCCCTCATCCGCTCGGCAGTGGTGGAGAACTCCACCAGCGGCGAACGGCGCGCGGTGCACGCCGCGCTCGCCCACGTCCTGGTGGACCAGCCCGAACGGCGGGCCTGGCACCTGGGCGAGGCGACCCTGGAACCGGACGAGAACGTGGCCGCCCTGCTGGAGCACGCGGCGCGGATCACTTTGCGCCGCGGTGATGCCGCGGGCAGCATGCGGACACTGATCCGGTCCGCGGACCTCACCCCGCCCGGCTCCGACCGCGGCCGCCGGCTCGCCGAGGCGGCCTACGTCGGCGCCGAATCCACCGGGGCCCTGCCCAGCGCCCAAAGGCTCCTGGACGAGGCCAGGCAGGCGGCCCCCGATCACAAGAGCTCCCTGCACTCGGCGGCAACCACTGCCGTTCTCATCCTGAACGGCGACAGCGATGTCGACACGGCCCACCGTCTGCTGGTCGACGCGATCGAAGCCGGAACCCACGCGTACGACGCCGACGACAAGGCGCTCGTGGACGCGCTTCACGCGCTTGCGCTGGTCTGCTTCTTCGGTGCCCGACGCGACCTGTGGCAGCCCTACTACCGGGCGCTGGAGAAGCTGACGCCCGAGGTGCCCGTGGTCCTGTCCGCGCTGGGCAAGACGTTCTCCGACCCGGCACGCACAGGCGCCGCGGCCTCGGAGGAACTCGACCACCTCGTGGCGGAGTTGACCGAGATGACCGACCCCGCCCCGATGCAGCGGACCGGTTCGGCGGCCCTCTATGTCGACCGGCTGGGAGATGTCCGCGAAGCGCAGTGGCGGATGGTACGCATGGGACGCGACGGCGGCCCGGCCCGCCGGCACATGGCCGGACTGATCCACCTCTGTCTGGACGACTACCTCACCGGAATGTGGGACGAAGCGGCGCAACTGGCCGACGAGGGAGTCCAGCTGTGCGAAACACACGGCTACACCGCCTTCGCCTGGTACTTCCTGTACGTCCAGGCCCTCCTCGCCGGCGCCCGCGGGGACGCGGACCGAGCGGACGCGACAGCCGAAGGCGTCATCCACTGGGCGACGCGCCGCAGGGCGTTCTGTGCCGCGCACTATGCCCATCACGCGGCAGCCGTGGCAGCCCTGGGACGCGGTGACTTCGCCGGCGCATACGAGCACGCAGGCGCCATCAGCCCCGCAGGAACTCTCGCCTCGCACGCGCCGCACGCTCTGTGGGCGACGATGGACCTGGTCGAGGCCGCCGTCCGGACCGACCGGCAGACGGAGGCCGCCGCCCATGTACGCGCGATGCGGGAAGCCGACGTGGCCAGGATCTCCTCACGCCACGCCCTGCTGATGGAGGCCTGTGCCGCCCTGGCCACCACAAACGACGACGAGGCCCTCGCACTGTTCACGAAAGCCCTGGCGGTCGCGGGCGCTGAGCGGTGGATGTTCGACTTCGCCCGCGTCCAACTCGCCTACGGCGAACGATTGCGACGCGTCAGGGCAACCACAGAATCCAGAGGACCTCTCAGCGCCGCACTGTCCACATTCGAACACCTCGGGGCCCGTCCATGGGTCGAACGCGCCGAGACGGAACTGCGGGCCGCCGGCTCCGGCAGGCGCCGACCCGGGGCTTCCACAGCACATACGCTCACACCCCAGGAACTGGAAATAGCCCGGCTCGCCGCCTCCGGCCTGACCAACAAGCAGGTAGCGGAACGTCTGTTCCTCTCCCACCGGACCGTCGGCGCCCACCTCTACCAGATCTACCCGAAGTTGGGCATCACCTCCCGCGCCATGCTGCGAGACGCCCTGGAATCCTGA
- a CDS encoding epoxide hydrolase family protein — protein MSVTSDQHAIRPFTFEFPEADLKDLRTRIEATRWPERETVVDQSQGTQLATMQKLARYWAKEYDWRKVEAKLNSYPQFITEIDGLDIHFVHVRSKHENALPVIVTHGWPGSVIEQLKIIEPLTNPTAHGGKASDAFHVIIPSMPGYGFSGKPSEKGWGPERIARAWGELMKRLGYTKYVAQGGDWGAIVTDLMGAQEPEGLVGIHTNMPKVIPAGIDAALAKGDPLPEGLSLSDEEKAAVEQLGFTYRHVYYAYMMGDRPQSLTGLADSPVGLAAFMLDHDAKSLAMISRSFDGVTEGLSRDDVLDNITLFWLTNTAISAARLYAENTTSFFGINNVKLPVAVSAFPDELYQAPKSWTEQAYPNLVHYNRLPKGGHFAAWEQPEYFVNEVRTGFRPMR, from the coding sequence ATGTCTGTTACCTCTGACCAGCATGCGATCCGTCCGTTCACGTTCGAGTTCCCCGAGGCGGACCTCAAGGACCTGCGGACGCGCATCGAGGCCACGCGCTGGCCGGAGAGGGAGACCGTCGTCGATCAGTCGCAGGGGACCCAGCTGGCCACGATGCAGAAGCTGGCGCGGTACTGGGCGAAGGAGTACGACTGGCGCAAGGTCGAGGCGAAGCTGAACTCCTACCCGCAGTTCATCACCGAGATCGACGGGCTGGACATCCACTTCGTCCACGTCCGTTCCAAGCACGAGAACGCGCTGCCGGTGATCGTGACGCACGGCTGGCCGGGCTCGGTCATCGAGCAGCTGAAGATCATCGAGCCGCTCACCAACCCCACCGCCCACGGCGGGAAGGCCTCGGACGCCTTCCACGTGATCATTCCGTCGATGCCCGGTTACGGGTTTTCCGGCAAGCCTTCGGAGAAGGGCTGGGGCCCGGAGCGCATCGCCCGTGCGTGGGGTGAGCTGATGAAGCGCCTGGGCTACACCAAGTATGTGGCGCAGGGCGGCGACTGGGGTGCGATCGTCACCGACCTGATGGGTGCGCAGGAGCCCGAGGGTCTGGTGGGCATCCACACCAACATGCCCAAGGTGATCCCGGCCGGCATCGATGCCGCGCTCGCCAAGGGTGACCCGCTGCCCGAGGGTCTGTCGCTCTCCGACGAGGAGAAGGCGGCCGTCGAGCAGCTGGGCTTCACCTACCGGCACGTCTACTACGCATACATGATGGGGGACCGCCCTCAGTCGCTGACCGGGCTGGCGGATTCCCCGGTCGGTCTGGCGGCGTTCATGCTCGACCACGACGCGAAGAGCCTGGCCATGATCTCCCGGTCCTTCGACGGGGTGACCGAGGGCCTGTCCCGGGACGACGTCCTGGACAACATCACGCTGTTCTGGCTGACCAACACGGCGATCTCCGCGGCCCGTCTGTATGCGGAGAACACGACCTCGTTCTTCGGTATCAACAACGTCAAGCTCCCGGTCGCGGTCAGCGCCTTCCCCGACGAGCTCTACCAGGCCCCCAAGAGCTGGACCGAGCAGGCCTACCCCAACCTCGTCCACTACAACCGGCTTCCCAAGGGCGGTCACTTCGCCGCCTGGGAGCAGCCGGAGTACTTCGTGAACGAGGTCCGCACCGGTTTCCGCCCCATGCGCTGA
- a CDS encoding SsgA family sporulation/cell division regulator has translation MPLKKQGLSARDRSDHCMRSLRLSINRVLWPSIRLPLKAELHYTEADPLVVLLELRSPGGGVVTWTVSRDLLFDGTEEPSGMGDVRLWPSVVHGRRVVCMRLEGHGRSCLLEMDRGQLEEWLMETFDLVHPGTEFCQVDWDASVAALVEGKRNQP, from the coding sequence ATGCCACTCAAGAAGCAAGGCCTTTCGGCTCGCGACCGGTCTGACCACTGCATGCGCTCGCTGCGCCTGAGTATCAACAGGGTTCTTTGGCCGTCGATCCGTCTCCCACTCAAGGCAGAACTTCATTACACCGAGGCGGACCCTCTTGTCGTGCTGTTGGAACTGCGCTCGCCGGGGGGCGGTGTGGTCACGTGGACAGTCTCGCGTGACCTGCTCTTCGACGGCACCGAGGAACCGAGCGGCATGGGGGACGTACGGTTGTGGCCGTCGGTCGTCCACGGACGCCGTGTGGTGTGCATGAGGCTGGAGGGACATGGCCGGTCATGCCTTCTCGAGATGGATCGAGGGCAGCTGGAGGAATGGCTGATGGAGACCTTCGATCTGGTTCATCCTGGCACGGAGTTCTGCCAGGTCGACTGGGACGCCAGTGTGGCTGCCCTTGTCGAAGGGAAGCGGAATCAGCCCTGA
- the msrA gene encoding peptide-methionine (S)-S-oxide reductase MsrA encodes MSELEKAWLAGGCFWGMQELLRTLPGVVNTRVGYSGGDMPRPTYDDHGNHAESIEITFDPAVTDYRTILEYFFQIHDPTTKNRQGNDFGASYRSVIFYLDGEQRRVAEDTIADVEASGLWPGNVVTEVVPADAFWEAEPEHQDYLTRYPAGYTCHFPRPNWQLPKRADA; translated from the coding sequence ATGAGCGAACTCGAGAAAGCATGGCTCGCCGGCGGCTGCTTCTGGGGCATGCAGGAACTGCTCCGGACGCTCCCCGGTGTCGTGAATACCCGGGTGGGATACAGCGGCGGCGACATGCCCCGTCCGACCTATGACGACCACGGAAACCACGCAGAGTCGATCGAGATCACCTTCGACCCTGCCGTCACCGACTACCGCACCATCCTGGAGTACTTCTTCCAGATCCACGACCCGACGACGAAGAACCGGCAGGGGAACGACTTCGGTGCCAGCTATCGCTCCGTCATCTTCTACCTCGACGGCGAGCAGCGGCGCGTCGCGGAGGACACCATCGCCGATGTCGAGGCGTCTGGCCTGTGGCCGGGAAATGTCGTGACTGAAGTCGTGCCGGCCGACGCATTCTGGGAAGCCGAGCCGGAGCATCAGGACTACCTGACGCGCTATCCGGCCGGGTACACCTGCCACTTTCCGCGACCGAACTGGCAGCTGCCGAAGAGGGCCGACGCCTGA
- a CDS encoding Bax inhibitor-1/YccA family protein, with product MKSSNPVFSRRVFNRNNRGFNEQKPHTDDSAAIINPYAQDTPSLTQTAQNADTPPDTHLAAAQQVSGTAMTIDDVVARTAMTLGTVVSSAVLAWVLLPVDETNLSRSYGIAVGVALLAFGLSLIQTFKAKPVPALILAYAALEGIFLGVISSTASTYTSPGVVIQAVLGTMAVFAGVLIAYKMRWIRVTRRFYGFVTAAAMGFLLLTVANLLFSAFAGGDGLGFRSGGLGILFGIIGIILGACFLALDFKQVEDGIAHGAPREESWLAAFGLTLTLVWIYLEALQLLLLLNGGDERT from the coding sequence ATGAAGAGCAGCAATCCCGTCTTCTCGCGACGGGTGTTCAACCGCAACAACAGGGGCTTCAACGAACAGAAGCCGCACACCGATGACTCCGCCGCGATTATCAACCCCTACGCGCAGGACACGCCCAGCCTCACTCAGACAGCACAGAACGCGGACACTCCGCCTGACACCCATCTCGCTGCTGCGCAGCAGGTATCCGGCACTGCGATGACCATCGACGACGTCGTGGCCCGCACAGCCATGACACTCGGCACGGTCGTGTCCTCCGCCGTCCTTGCGTGGGTACTGCTGCCTGTCGATGAGACCAACCTGAGCAGGTCGTACGGCATAGCGGTCGGAGTCGCCCTACTGGCCTTCGGCCTGTCGCTCATCCAAACATTCAAGGCCAAGCCGGTCCCGGCACTGATTCTGGCTTACGCGGCTCTCGAAGGCATCTTCCTCGGAGTCATCTCCAGCACGGCCAGCACCTACACCAGCCCCGGTGTGGTGATTCAGGCGGTGCTCGGCACGATGGCGGTCTTCGCCGGCGTGCTGATCGCGTACAAGATGCGTTGGATCCGCGTCACTCGACGCTTCTACGGTTTCGTGACGGCCGCTGCGATGGGCTTCTTGCTGCTTACCGTCGCCAACTTGCTGTTCTCCGCTTTCGCTGGTGGTGACGGCCTGGGCTTCCGCAGCGGTGGCCTCGGCATCCTCTTCGGCATCATCGGGATCATCCTCGGCGCGTGCTTCCTGGCCCTGGACTTCAAGCAGGTCGAGGACGGTATTGCCCACGGTGCGCCACGCGAGGAGTCCTGGCTGGCGGCATTCGGACTCACACTGACCCTGGTGTGGATCTACCTCGAGGCGCTGCAACTGCTCTTGCTCCTGAACGGCGGCGACGAGCGCACCTGA